The proteins below are encoded in one region of Neofelis nebulosa isolate mNeoNeb1 chromosome 17, mNeoNeb1.pri, whole genome shotgun sequence:
- the USF2 gene encoding upstream stimulatory factor 2 isoform X2, producing the protein MDMLDPGLDPAASATAAAAASHDKGPEAEEGVELQEGGDGPGAEEQTAVAIASVQQAAFGDHNIQYQFRTENNGGQVTYRVVQVTDGQLDGQGDTAGAVSVVSTAAFAGGQQAVTQAVIQNPFSNGGSPAAEAVSGEARFAYFPASSVGDTTAVSVQTTDQSLQAGGQFYVMMTPQDVLQTGTQRTIAPRTHPYSPKIDGTRTPRDERRRAQHNEVERRRRDKINNWIVQLSKIIPDCNADNSKTGASKGGILSKACDYIRELRQTNQRMQETFKEAERLQMDNELLRQQIEELKNENAVLRAQLQQHNLEMVGESTRQ; encoded by the exons atggACATGCTGGACCCGGGTCTGGATCCCGCTGCCTCGGCcaccgctgctgccgccgccag TCACGACAAGGGACCCGAGGCAGAGGAGGGCGTCGAGCTGCAGGAAG GCGGGGACGGCCCTGGGGCGGAGGAGCAGACGGCGGTGGCCATCGCCAGCGTCCAGCAGGCGGCGTTTGGCGACCACAACATCCAGTACCAGTTCCGCACAGAGAATAATGGAGGACAG GTGACGTACCGCGTAGTCCAGGTGACTGATGGTCAGCTGGATGGCCAGGGCGACACGGCTGGCGCCGTCAGCGTTGTGTCTACGGCTGCCTTCGCTGGGGGTCAGCAGGCTGTGACCCAG GCCGTAATCCAAAATCCCTTCAGCAATGGCGGCAGCCCTGCAGCTGAGGCTGTCAGTGGGGAGGCACGCTTTGCCTATTTCCCAGCATCCAGTGTGGGAGATACCACAGCTGTATCCGTACAGACCACAGACCAGAGCTTGCAGGCCGGAG GCCAGTTCTATGTCATGATGACGCCACAGGACGTGCTTCAGACAGGAACACAGAGGACAATTGCACCTCGGACACACCCCTACTCCCC gaaAATTGACGGAACCAGAACACCACGGGATGAAAGAAGGAGGGCCCAGCACAACGAAG TGGAGCGGAGGCGGAGGGACAAGATCAACAACTGGATCGTCCAGCTTTCAAAAATCATTCCAGATTGTAATGCGGACAACAGCAAGACGGGAGCG AGTAAAGGAGGGATCCTGTCAAAGGCCTGTGACTACATCCGGGAGCTGCGCCAGACCAACCAGCGCATGCAGGAGACCTTCAAGGAGGCCGAGAGGCTGCAGATGGACAATGAGCTCCTGAGGCAACAG ATCGAGGAGCTGAAGAACGAGAACGCCGTGCTTCGTGCCCAGCTGCAGCAGCACAACCTGGAGATGGTGGGCGAGAGCACGCGGCAGTGA
- the USF2 gene encoding upstream stimulatory factor 2 isoform X1 — MDMLDPGLDPAASATAAAAASHDKGPEAEEGVELQEGGDGPGAEEQTAVAIASVQQAAFGDHNIQYQFRTENNGGQVTYRVVQVTDGQLDGQGDTAGAVSVVSTAAFAGGQQAVTQVGVDGAAQRPGPTAASVPPGPAAPFPLAVIQNPFSNGGSPAAEAVSGEARFAYFPASSVGDTTAVSVQTTDQSLQAGGQFYVMMTPQDVLQTGTQRTIAPRTHPYSPKIDGTRTPRDERRRAQHNEVERRRRDKINNWIVQLSKIIPDCNADNSKTGASKGGILSKACDYIRELRQTNQRMQETFKEAERLQMDNELLRQQIEELKNENAVLRAQLQQHNLEMVGESTRQ, encoded by the exons atggACATGCTGGACCCGGGTCTGGATCCCGCTGCCTCGGCcaccgctgctgccgccgccag TCACGACAAGGGACCCGAGGCAGAGGAGGGCGTCGAGCTGCAGGAAG GCGGGGACGGCCCTGGGGCGGAGGAGCAGACGGCGGTGGCCATCGCCAGCGTCCAGCAGGCGGCGTTTGGCGACCACAACATCCAGTACCAGTTCCGCACAGAGAATAATGGAGGACAG GTGACGTACCGCGTAGTCCAGGTGACTGATGGTCAGCTGGATGGCCAGGGCGACACGGCTGGCGCCGTCAGCGTTGTGTCTACGGCTGCCTTCGCTGGGGGTCAGCAGGCTGTGACCCAGGTGGGTGTGGATGGGGCAGCCCAACGTCCTGGCCCCACTGCTGCATCTGTGCCCCCAGGTCCCGCAGCACCCTTCCCACTG GCCGTAATCCAAAATCCCTTCAGCAATGGCGGCAGCCCTGCAGCTGAGGCTGTCAGTGGGGAGGCACGCTTTGCCTATTTCCCAGCATCCAGTGTGGGAGATACCACAGCTGTATCCGTACAGACCACAGACCAGAGCTTGCAGGCCGGAG GCCAGTTCTATGTCATGATGACGCCACAGGACGTGCTTCAGACAGGAACACAGAGGACAATTGCACCTCGGACACACCCCTACTCCCC gaaAATTGACGGAACCAGAACACCACGGGATGAAAGAAGGAGGGCCCAGCACAACGAAG TGGAGCGGAGGCGGAGGGACAAGATCAACAACTGGATCGTCCAGCTTTCAAAAATCATTCCAGATTGTAATGCGGACAACAGCAAGACGGGAGCG AGTAAAGGAGGGATCCTGTCAAAGGCCTGTGACTACATCCGGGAGCTGCGCCAGACCAACCAGCGCATGCAGGAGACCTTCAAGGAGGCCGAGAGGCTGCAGATGGACAATGAGCTCCTGAGGCAACAG ATCGAGGAGCTGAAGAACGAGAACGCCGTGCTTCGTGCCCAGCTGCAGCAGCACAACCTGGAGATGGTGGGCGAGAGCACGCGGCAGTGA
- the LSR gene encoding lipolysis-stimulated lipoprotein receptor isoform X1, with the protein MAPVARGVSWGMGPHLAFRGWGAVVFVWLFLSTLCTAPASAIQVTVSDPYHVVILFQPVTLPCTYQATTTPTAPIVIWKYKSFCRDRIADAFSPASVDNQLNAQLAAGNPGYNPYVECQDSMRTVRVVATKQGNAVTLGDYYQGRRITITGNADLTFDQTGWGDSGVYYCSVVSAQDLQGNNEAYAELIVLGRTSGVAELLPGFQAGPMEDWLFVVVVCLAAFLVFLLLGICWCQCCPHTCCCYVRCPCCPEKCCCPEALYAAGKAATSGVPSIYAPSTYAHLSPAKTPPPPAMIPMGPIYNGYPGDFDRNSSVGGHSSQVPLLRDTDSSVTSEVRSGYRIQASQQDDSMRVLYYMEKELANFDPSRPGAPNGRVERAMSEVTSLHEDDWRSRPSRGPALTPIRDEEWSHHSPQSPRRWEQEAPMERPGSGWGAGRPRARSVDALDDLTRPSSAESGRRSPPSRGRRGQAYGPPRSRSRDDLYDQDDPREFPHSRDPHYDFRSRDRPYADPRSRYHRSRDPREDSSRSGDPQYDGRLLEEALRKKGPAERRRPYREEDEEAYYPPAPPPYSETDSQASRERRLKKNLALSRESLVV; encoded by the exons CTCCTGCCAGCGCCATCCAGGTGACTGTGTCAGACCCCTACCACGTGGTGATCCTCTTCCAGCCCGTGACCCTGCCCTGCACCTACCAAGCCACCACGACTCCCACGGCACCCATTGTGATCTGGAAGTACAAGTCTTTCTGCCGGGACCGCATCGCCGATGCCTTCTCCCCAGCCAGTGTGGACAACCAGCTCAATGCCCAACTGGCGGCCGGTAACCCAGGCTACAATCCCTACGTGGAGTGCCAGGACAGCATGCGCACTGTCAGGGTTGTAGCCACCAAGCAGGGCAATGCCGTGACCCTGGGAGACTACTACCAGGGCCGAAGGATCACCATCACAGGAA ATGCTGACCTGACCTTTGACCAGACGGGTTGGGGGGACAGCGGTGTATATTACTGCTCCGTGGTCTCAGCGCAGGACCTCCAGGGGAACAACGAGGCCTATGCAGAGCTCATCGTTCTGG GCAGGACCTCGGGGGTGGCAGAGCTCTTACCTGGTTTTCAGGCGGGGCCCATGGAAG ACTGGCTATTTGTGGTCGTGGTCTGCTTGGCTGCCTtcctcgtcttcctcctcctgggCATCTGCTGGTGTCAGTGCTGCCCCCACACGTGCTGCTGTTATGTCAGGTGTCCCTGCTGCCCGGAGAAGTGCTGCTGTCCGGAGGCCT TGTATGCTGCCGGCAAAGCCGCCACCTCAGGAGTCCCAAGCATCTACGCCCCAAGCACCTATGCTCACCTCTCCCCTGCCAAGACCCCGCCTCCACCAGCCATGATTCCCATGGGCCCCATCTACAATGGGTACCCTGGAGACTTCGACAGGAATAGCTCAG TTGGTGGCCACAGCTCCCAGGTACCCCTGCTTCGTGACACAGACAGCAGTGTGACCTCTG AAGTCCGAAGTGGCTACAGAATTCAGGCCAGCCAGCAGGACGACTCCATGCGGGTCCTGTACTACATGGAAAAAGAGCTGGCCAACTTTGACCCTTCTCGACCTGGTGCCCCCAATGGCCGCGTAGAGCGGG CCATGAGTGAAGTCACCTCCCTTCATGAGGACGACTGGAGATCCCGGCCATCCCGGGGTCCTGCCCTTACCCCAATCCGAGATGAAGAATGGAGTCACCACTCCCCTCAGAGTCCCAGGCGGTGGGAGCAAGAGGCCCCCATGGAGCGGCCAGGGAGTGGCTGGGGGGCCGGGCGGCCCCGTGCACGATCTGTGGATGCTCTGGATGACCTTACCCGGCCAAGCTCTGCTGAATCTGGGAGGAGGTCTCCCCCAAGTAGGGGGAGGAGAGGCCAAGCGTATGGACCTCCCAGAAGCCGAAGCCGGGATGATCTCTATGACCAAGATGACCCAAGGGAATTTCCACACTCCCGGGATCCCCACTATGACTTCAGGTCTAGAGACCGCCCTTATGCTGACCCTAGGTCCCGCTACCACCGCTCCCGGGACCCTCGGGAAGATAGCTCCAGGTCTGGGGACCCCCAATATGATGGGCGTTTATTAGAAGAGGCCTTGAGGAAAAAGGGGCCAGCTGAGAGGAGGAGACCTTAcagggaggaagatgaggaggccTACTACCCTCCAGCGCCTCCCCCTTATTCTGAGACTGACTCCCAGGCTTCACGGGAGAGGAGGCTTAAGAAG AACTTGGCCCTGAGTCGAGAAAGTTTAGTCGTCTGA
- the MAG gene encoding myelin-associated glycoprotein isoform X1, translated as MIFLTTLPLFWIMISASRGGHWGAWMPSSISAFEGTCVSIPCRFDFPDELRPAVVHGVWYFNSPYPKNYPPVVFKSRTQVVHESFQGRSRLLGDLGMRNCTLLLSSLSPELGGKYYFRGDLGGYNQYTFSEHSVLDIINTPNIVVPPEVVAGTEVEVSCMVPDNCPELRPELSWLGHEGLGEPTVLGRLREDEGTWVQVSLLHFVPTREANGHRLGCQASFPNTTLQFEGYASLDVKYPPVIVEMNASVEAIEGSHVSLLCGADSNPLPLLTWMRDGTVLREAVAESLFLDLEEVTPAEDGVYACLAENAYGQENRTVGLSVMYAPRKPMVNGTMVAVEGETVSILCSTQSNPDPILTIFKEKQILATVIYESELQLELPAVTPEDDGEYWCVAENQYGQRATTFNLSVEFAPVILLESHCAAARDTVQCLCVVKSNPEPSVAFELPSRNVTVNETEREFVYSERSGLLLTSILTLRGQAQAPPRVICTSRNLYGTKSLELPFQGAHRLMWAKIGPVGAVVAFAILIAIVCYVTQTRRKKNVTESPSFSAGDNPPVLFSSDFRISGAPEKYESERRLGSERRLLGLRGEPPELDLSYSHLDLGKRPTKDSYTLTEELAEYAEIRVK; from the exons ATGATATTCCTCACGACACTGCCTCTGTTTTGGATTATGATCTCAG CCTCCCGAGGGggtcactggggtgcctggatgcccTCGTCCATCTCCGCCTTCGAGGGCACGTGCGTCTCCATCCCCTGCCGCTTCGACTTCCCCGACGAGCTGCGGCCGGCGGTCGTGCATGGCGTCTGGTACTTCAACAGCCCCTACCCGAAAAACTACCCCCCCGTGGTCTTCAAGTCTCGAACCCAAGTCGTGCATGAGAGCTTCCAGGGCCGCAGCCGCCTCCTGGGGGACCTGGGCATGCGCAACTGCACCCTGCTGCTCAGCAGCCTCAGCCCGGAGCTGGGCGGCAAGTACTATTTCCGCGGGGACCTCGGGGGCTACAACCAGTACACCTTCTCTGAGCACAGTGTTCTGGACATCATCA ACACCCCCAACATCGTGGTCCCCCCGGAGGTGGTGGCAGGCACGGAAGTCGAGGTCAGCTGCATGGTGCCTGACAACTGCCCAGAGCTGCGCCCGGAGCTGAGCTGGCTGGGCCACGAAGGGCTGGGGGAGCCCACCGTGCTGGGTCGGCTGCGCGAGGACGAGGGCACATGGGTGCAGGTGTCGCTGCTACACTTCGTGCCCACTAGGGAGGCCAATGGCCACCGGCTGGGCTGCCAGGCCTCCTTCCCCAACACCACTCTGCAGTTCGAGGGCTACGCCAGCCTGGACGTCAAGT ACCCCCCGGTGATCGTGGAGATGAATGCCTCGGTGGAGGCCATCGAGGGCTCGCATGTCAGCCTGCTCTGTGGGGCTGACAGCAACCCGCTGCCGCTGCTGACCTGGATGCGGGACGGCACGGTGCTCCGGGAGGCCGTGGCCGAGAGCCTGTTCCTGGATCTGGAAGAGGTGACCCCCGCGGAGGACGGCGTCTACGCCTGCCTGGCAGAGAACGCCTATGGCCAGGAGAACCGCACCGTGGGGCTCAGCGTCATGT ATGCACCCCGGAAGCCGATGGTGAACGGGACAATGGTGGCCGTGGAGGGGGAGACGGTCTCCATCTTGTGCTCCACACAGAGCAACCCGGATCCTATTCTCACCATCTTCAAGGAGAAGCAGATTCTGGCCACGGTCATCTACGAGAGCGAGCTGCAGCTGGAACTACCTGCCGTCACGCCTGAGGATGATGGAGAGTACTGGTGTGTGGCTGAGAACCAGTACGGCCAGAGGGCCACCACCTTCAACCTATCCGTGGAGT TCGCCCCTGTGATCCTGCTGGAGTCCCACTGTGCAGCGGCCCGGGACACAGTGCAGTGCCTGTGCGTGGTGAAATCCAACCCCGAGCCGTCCGTGGCCTTCGAGCTGCCCTCACGCAACGTGACCGTGAACGAGACCGAGCGAGAGTTCGTGTACTCGGAGCGCAGCGGCCTCCTGCTCACCAGCATCCTCACGCTGCGGGGAcaggcccaggccccgccccgggTCATCTGCACCTCCCGCAACCTCTACGGCACCAAGAGCCTGGAGCTGCCCTTCCAGGGAGCCC ACCGCCTGATGTGGGCCAAGATTGGCCCCGTGGGAGCCGTGGTCGCCTTTGCCATCCTAATTGCCATCGTCTGCTACGTCACCCAGACGCGGAGAAA AAAGAACGTGACAGAGAGCCCCAGCTTCTCGGCGGGGGACAACCCCCCCGTCCTGTTCAGCAGCGACTTCCGCATCTCTGGGGCACCGGAGAAGTATGAG AGCGAGAGGCGACTGGGATCTGAGAGGAGGCTGCTGGGCCTTCGGGGGGAACCCCCAGAGCTGGACCTGAGCTATTCTCACTTGGACCTGGGAAAACGGCCCACCAAGGACAGCTACACCCTGACGGAGGAGCTGGCCGAGTATGCTGAAATCCGTGTcaagtga
- the HAMP gene encoding hepcidin has product MALSTQVGAACLLLLLLASLASGSALRQETGQLTDLQPQDTAAAEAGLKPVLQRLRRRDTHFPICMFCCGCCKKAKCGMCCKT; this is encoded by the exons ATGGCACTGAGCACACAGGTCGGGGCCGcctgcctcctgctcctcctcctggccaGCCTGGCCAGTGGCTCAGCTCTCCGGCAAGAG ACAGGACAGCTCACGGACCTCCAACCCCAGGACACAGCGGCAGCCGAGGCGGGCTTGAAG CCCGTGCTCCAGAGGCTAAGGAGGCGAGACACCCACTTCCCCATCTGCATGTTCTGCTGCGGCTGCTGTAAAAAAGCAAAGTGTGGGATGTGCTGCAAGACGTAG
- the MAG gene encoding myelin-associated glycoprotein isoform X2 gives MIFLTTLPLFWIMISASRGGHWGAWMPSSISAFEGTCVSIPCRFDFPDELRPAVVHGVWYFNSPYPKNYPPVVFKSRTQVVHESFQGRSRLLGDLGMRNCTLLLSSLSPELGGKYYFRGDLGGYNQYTFSEHSVLDIINTPNIVVPPEVVAGTEVEVSCMVPDNCPELRPELSWLGHEGLGEPTVLGRLREDEGTWVQVSLLHFVPTREANGHRLGCQASFPNTTLQFEGYASLDVKYPPVIVEMNASVEAIEGSHVSLLCGADSNPLPLLTWMRDGTVLREAVAESLFLDLEEVTPAEDGVYACLAENAYGQENRTVGLSVMYAPRKPMVNGTMVAVEGETVSILCSTQSNPDPILTIFKEKQILATVIYESELQLELPAVTPEDDGEYWCVAENQYGQRATTFNLSVEFAPVILLESHCAAARDTVQCLCVVKSNPEPSVAFELPSRNVTVNETEREFVYSERSGLLLTSILTLRGQAQAPPRVICTSRNLYGTKSLELPFQGAHRLMWAKIGPVGAVVAFAILIAIVCYVTQTRRKKNVTESPSFSAGDNPPVLFSSDFRISGAPEKYESREVSTLE, from the exons ATGATATTCCTCACGACACTGCCTCTGTTTTGGATTATGATCTCAG CCTCCCGAGGGggtcactggggtgcctggatgcccTCGTCCATCTCCGCCTTCGAGGGCACGTGCGTCTCCATCCCCTGCCGCTTCGACTTCCCCGACGAGCTGCGGCCGGCGGTCGTGCATGGCGTCTGGTACTTCAACAGCCCCTACCCGAAAAACTACCCCCCCGTGGTCTTCAAGTCTCGAACCCAAGTCGTGCATGAGAGCTTCCAGGGCCGCAGCCGCCTCCTGGGGGACCTGGGCATGCGCAACTGCACCCTGCTGCTCAGCAGCCTCAGCCCGGAGCTGGGCGGCAAGTACTATTTCCGCGGGGACCTCGGGGGCTACAACCAGTACACCTTCTCTGAGCACAGTGTTCTGGACATCATCA ACACCCCCAACATCGTGGTCCCCCCGGAGGTGGTGGCAGGCACGGAAGTCGAGGTCAGCTGCATGGTGCCTGACAACTGCCCAGAGCTGCGCCCGGAGCTGAGCTGGCTGGGCCACGAAGGGCTGGGGGAGCCCACCGTGCTGGGTCGGCTGCGCGAGGACGAGGGCACATGGGTGCAGGTGTCGCTGCTACACTTCGTGCCCACTAGGGAGGCCAATGGCCACCGGCTGGGCTGCCAGGCCTCCTTCCCCAACACCACTCTGCAGTTCGAGGGCTACGCCAGCCTGGACGTCAAGT ACCCCCCGGTGATCGTGGAGATGAATGCCTCGGTGGAGGCCATCGAGGGCTCGCATGTCAGCCTGCTCTGTGGGGCTGACAGCAACCCGCTGCCGCTGCTGACCTGGATGCGGGACGGCACGGTGCTCCGGGAGGCCGTGGCCGAGAGCCTGTTCCTGGATCTGGAAGAGGTGACCCCCGCGGAGGACGGCGTCTACGCCTGCCTGGCAGAGAACGCCTATGGCCAGGAGAACCGCACCGTGGGGCTCAGCGTCATGT ATGCACCCCGGAAGCCGATGGTGAACGGGACAATGGTGGCCGTGGAGGGGGAGACGGTCTCCATCTTGTGCTCCACACAGAGCAACCCGGATCCTATTCTCACCATCTTCAAGGAGAAGCAGATTCTGGCCACGGTCATCTACGAGAGCGAGCTGCAGCTGGAACTACCTGCCGTCACGCCTGAGGATGATGGAGAGTACTGGTGTGTGGCTGAGAACCAGTACGGCCAGAGGGCCACCACCTTCAACCTATCCGTGGAGT TCGCCCCTGTGATCCTGCTGGAGTCCCACTGTGCAGCGGCCCGGGACACAGTGCAGTGCCTGTGCGTGGTGAAATCCAACCCCGAGCCGTCCGTGGCCTTCGAGCTGCCCTCACGCAACGTGACCGTGAACGAGACCGAGCGAGAGTTCGTGTACTCGGAGCGCAGCGGCCTCCTGCTCACCAGCATCCTCACGCTGCGGGGAcaggcccaggccccgccccgggTCATCTGCACCTCCCGCAACCTCTACGGCACCAAGAGCCTGGAGCTGCCCTTCCAGGGAGCCC ACCGCCTGATGTGGGCCAAGATTGGCCCCGTGGGAGCCGTGGTCGCCTTTGCCATCCTAATTGCCATCGTCTGCTACGTCACCCAGACGCGGAGAAA AAAGAACGTGACAGAGAGCCCCAGCTTCTCGGCGGGGGACAACCCCCCCGTCCTGTTCAGCAGCGACTTCCGCATCTCTGGGGCACCGGAGAAGTATGAG TCCAGAGAGGTCTCTACCCTGGAATGA
- the LSR gene encoding lipolysis-stimulated lipoprotein receptor isoform X2, protein MAPVARGVSWGMGPHLAFRGWGAVVFVWLFLSTLCTAPASAIQVTVSDPYHVVILFQPVTLPCTYQATTTPTAPIVIWKYKSFCRDRIADAFSPASVDNQLNAQLAAGNPGYNPYVECQDSMRTVRVVATKQGNAVTLGDYYQGRRITITGNADLTFDQTGWGDSGVYYCSVVSAQDLQGNNEAYAELIVLDWLFVVVVCLAAFLVFLLLGICWCQCCPHTCCCYVRCPCCPEKCCCPEALYAAGKAATSGVPSIYAPSTYAHLSPAKTPPPPAMIPMGPIYNGYPGDFDRNSSVGGHSSQVPLLRDTDSSVTSEVRSGYRIQASQQDDSMRVLYYMEKELANFDPSRPGAPNGRVERAMSEVTSLHEDDWRSRPSRGPALTPIRDEEWSHHSPQSPRRWEQEAPMERPGSGWGAGRPRARSVDALDDLTRPSSAESGRRSPPSRGRRGQAYGPPRSRSRDDLYDQDDPREFPHSRDPHYDFRSRDRPYADPRSRYHRSRDPREDSSRSGDPQYDGRLLEEALRKKGPAERRRPYREEDEEAYYPPAPPPYSETDSQASRERRLKKNLALSRESLVV, encoded by the exons CTCCTGCCAGCGCCATCCAGGTGACTGTGTCAGACCCCTACCACGTGGTGATCCTCTTCCAGCCCGTGACCCTGCCCTGCACCTACCAAGCCACCACGACTCCCACGGCACCCATTGTGATCTGGAAGTACAAGTCTTTCTGCCGGGACCGCATCGCCGATGCCTTCTCCCCAGCCAGTGTGGACAACCAGCTCAATGCCCAACTGGCGGCCGGTAACCCAGGCTACAATCCCTACGTGGAGTGCCAGGACAGCATGCGCACTGTCAGGGTTGTAGCCACCAAGCAGGGCAATGCCGTGACCCTGGGAGACTACTACCAGGGCCGAAGGATCACCATCACAGGAA ATGCTGACCTGACCTTTGACCAGACGGGTTGGGGGGACAGCGGTGTATATTACTGCTCCGTGGTCTCAGCGCAGGACCTCCAGGGGAACAACGAGGCCTATGCAGAGCTCATCGTTCTGG ACTGGCTATTTGTGGTCGTGGTCTGCTTGGCTGCCTtcctcgtcttcctcctcctgggCATCTGCTGGTGTCAGTGCTGCCCCCACACGTGCTGCTGTTATGTCAGGTGTCCCTGCTGCCCGGAGAAGTGCTGCTGTCCGGAGGCCT TGTATGCTGCCGGCAAAGCCGCCACCTCAGGAGTCCCAAGCATCTACGCCCCAAGCACCTATGCTCACCTCTCCCCTGCCAAGACCCCGCCTCCACCAGCCATGATTCCCATGGGCCCCATCTACAATGGGTACCCTGGAGACTTCGACAGGAATAGCTCAG TTGGTGGCCACAGCTCCCAGGTACCCCTGCTTCGTGACACAGACAGCAGTGTGACCTCTG AAGTCCGAAGTGGCTACAGAATTCAGGCCAGCCAGCAGGACGACTCCATGCGGGTCCTGTACTACATGGAAAAAGAGCTGGCCAACTTTGACCCTTCTCGACCTGGTGCCCCCAATGGCCGCGTAGAGCGGG CCATGAGTGAAGTCACCTCCCTTCATGAGGACGACTGGAGATCCCGGCCATCCCGGGGTCCTGCCCTTACCCCAATCCGAGATGAAGAATGGAGTCACCACTCCCCTCAGAGTCCCAGGCGGTGGGAGCAAGAGGCCCCCATGGAGCGGCCAGGGAGTGGCTGGGGGGCCGGGCGGCCCCGTGCACGATCTGTGGATGCTCTGGATGACCTTACCCGGCCAAGCTCTGCTGAATCTGGGAGGAGGTCTCCCCCAAGTAGGGGGAGGAGAGGCCAAGCGTATGGACCTCCCAGAAGCCGAAGCCGGGATGATCTCTATGACCAAGATGACCCAAGGGAATTTCCACACTCCCGGGATCCCCACTATGACTTCAGGTCTAGAGACCGCCCTTATGCTGACCCTAGGTCCCGCTACCACCGCTCCCGGGACCCTCGGGAAGATAGCTCCAGGTCTGGGGACCCCCAATATGATGGGCGTTTATTAGAAGAGGCCTTGAGGAAAAAGGGGCCAGCTGAGAGGAGGAGACCTTAcagggaggaagatgaggaggccTACTACCCTCCAGCGCCTCCCCCTTATTCTGAGACTGACTCCCAGGCTTCACGGGAGAGGAGGCTTAAGAAG AACTTGGCCCTGAGTCGAGAAAGTTTAGTCGTCTGA